The following are encoded together in the Clostridium sp. 'White wine YQ' genome:
- a CDS encoding ABC transporter ATP-binding protein, whose protein sequence is MLKVDNLSKIFKEIKAVDELSFTVEEGEIVGLLGENGAGKTTTLRMISTMLKPSSGTINVNNYDVIKNSSDVRKEIGILFGGEVGIYDRLTARENIEYFARLYGMTQGQIDERIKEISKDLEMEEYIDRKAGKFSRGMKQKVSIARTIVHSPRVMLFDEPSTGLDVSAARVIHEFILKCKSENKSILLSSHSMKEVEKLCDRVIIIHKGRLIEQGTVEHLKEKYNNNDLEEVFVSLVGGKNNE, encoded by the coding sequence ATGTTAAAGGTTGATAATTTATCAAAGATATTTAAGGAGATCAAAGCAGTAGACGAACTCTCTTTTACTGTTGAAGAAGGAGAAATAGTTGGTTTGCTAGGAGAAAATGGAGCAGGAAAGACTACAACACTAAGAATGATATCAACTATGTTAAAGCCTTCTAGCGGAACTATAAATGTTAATAATTATGATGTAATTAAAAACTCATCAGATGTTAGAAAAGAAATTGGTATACTTTTCGGAGGGGAAGTAGGTATTTATGACAGATTAACAGCAAGGGAAAATATAGAATACTTTGCTAGACTATATGGAATGACTCAAGGACAAATTGATGAAAGAATTAAAGAAATATCTAAAGATTTGGAGATGGAAGAATATATAGATAGAAAAGCTGGTAAATTTTCAAGAGGTATGAAGCAAAAAGTTTCTATTGCAAGAACTATAGTACATTCTCCAAGAGTAATGCTTTTTGATGAACCAAGTACGGGCTTGGATGTATCTGCTGCTAGAGTAATTCATGAATTTATATTGAAGTGTAAAAGTGAAAATAAGAGTATATTGCTTTCATCGCATTCAATGAAAGAAGTAGAAAAACTATGTGATAGAGTAATTATAATTCATAAAGGTAGACTTATAGAGCAAGGAACAGTTGAGCATTTAAAAGAAAAATATAATAATAATGATTTAGAAGAGGTATTTGTTAGCTTAGTTGGAGGTAAGAATAATGAGTAA
- a CDS encoding macro domain-containing protein — protein sequence MGNFKLIFDDITKQPFDAIINSANSSLLGGGGIDGAIHRGSGYELLKECKSLEGCRTGSAKITKSYNLSSSNIFWIIHMVSPIWRGGEHNEYDILRSAYQKALELCITYKDVYLNQTIEAFNKQQSRLQEVRSSHLLSELRKSTEEYINKHPIKTIGLPFMVSGVYCLPPKDAACIALEEIKNFLSKHPSIEECTVVCLDQKSYDIFKPNCKDFFSEFKAM from the coding sequence ATGGGAAATTTTAAATTGATTTTTGATGACATAACAAAGCAACCTTTTGATGCAATAATAAATAGTGCAAACTCCTCTCTTTTAGGTGGTGGAGGCATTGATGGTGCTATTCACAGAGGTTCTGGATATGAACTTCTCAAAGAATGTAAAAGTTTAGAGGGCTGTAGAACCGGCTCTGCAAAAATAACCAAATCATATAATTTATCTTCAAGCAATATCTTTTGGATAATTCATATGGTTTCTCCTATATGGCGTGGCGGAGAACATAATGAATATGATATTCTTCGCTCAGCATATCAGAAAGCCTTAGAGCTATGCATAACTTACAAAGATGTATACTTAAATCAAACCATAGAAGCGTTTAACAAGCAACAATCTCGTTTACAAGAAGTTCGCAGTTCTCACTTATTAAGCGAATTAAGGAAATCTACTGAGGAATACATTAATAAGCATCCCATCAAAACTATTGGGTTGCCTTTCATGGTTTCTGGAGTATACTGTCTTCCTCCTAAGGATGCTGCATGCATTGCCTTGGAAGAGATTAAAAATTTTCTAAGCAAGCACCCATCTATTGAAGAATGTACTGTTGTTTGCCTAGATCAAAAGAGCTACGATATATTTAAACCTAATTGCAAAGACTTCTTTTCTGAATTTAAAGCTATGTAA
- a CDS encoding ABC transporter permease: MSNFLVVLKKELLDLFRDKKTLVFTILLPVIMYPVMFKIIDTTMKNNQNSVSKNITVAYKGDTESSVYKILKGSSTITIDNEGNMEEKLDKGKISLIIDVPKDFDSKVTSEGQTNLKIIYDENSNKSSMAAAVLREMLDSYSKSIVDSRLQAKGISTQVLTPFEVKQETLGNKNDNPMGVAILNMLPTILIIFMISPTIGIASDLVAGEKERGTFEPLLSTAVGRTSIFWGKLGAIASIAFITLITSVAAMLSSMMYIFSTGSSLSIPLGAFGVIAVISVFVLVALSSLEIAISIFARSVKEANTYLSGLLIPVMILTYIPFMMDAKSIGILFFNIPIVNAVVVMKEAITGIFNPVHLGIVLGWHILYVIISVIFARYMFSREEVVFRS, from the coding sequence ATGAGTAATTTTTTAGTAGTGTTAAAAAAAGAACTTTTAGATTTATTTAGAGATAAAAAGACTCTTGTTTTTACCATACTATTACCAGTAATTATGTATCCAGTTATGTTCAAGATAATAGATACAACTATGAAGAATAATCAAAATTCTGTTTCTAAGAATATTACTGTAGCCTATAAAGGTGATACGGAATCTTCAGTATATAAAATTTTGAAAGGAAGCAGTACTATTACAATAGATAATGAAGGTAATATGGAAGAAAAGCTTGATAAGGGAAAGATATCTTTAATTATTGATGTTCCAAAGGATTTTGATAGTAAGGTTACAAGTGAAGGTCAAACAAATTTGAAAATCATATATGATGAAAATTCAAATAAATCTTCTATGGCAGCGGCAGTACTAAGAGAGATGCTTGATAGCTATAGTAAGAGCATTGTAGATAGCAGACTTCAAGCTAAAGGAATTAGTACACAAGTATTAACTCCGTTTGAAGTTAAACAAGAAACTTTGGGGAATAAGAATGATAATCCTATGGGAGTTGCAATATTAAACATGCTTCCAACAATATTAATAATATTTATGATTAGTCCTACTATAGGAATAGCATCGGATTTAGTTGCAGGAGAAAAAGAAAGAGGAACTTTTGAACCACTTTTATCCACGGCAGTAGGAAGGACATCCATATTTTGGGGCAAGCTTGGAGCCATTGCATCAATAGCTTTTATTACTTTAATTACAAGCGTTGCAGCAATGCTTAGTTCCATGATGTATATATTCTCTACAGGAAGTAGTTTGTCGATACCATTAGGAGCTTTTGGGGTAATAGCAGTTATATCAGTTTTTGTATTAGTTGCACTAAGTTCGTTAGAAATTGCTATAAGTATATTTGCACGTTCAGTTAAGGAAGCAAACACTTACTTAAGCGGACTATTAATTCCAGTTATGATATTAACCTACATTCCATTTATGATGGATGCAAAAAGTATAGGAATCCTATTCTTTAACATTCCTATTGTAAATGCAGTAGTAGTGATGAAAGAGGCTATTACAGGAATATTTAATCCTGTTCATTTAGGAATAGTCTTAGGATGGCATATATTATATGTGATTATTTCAGTTATTTTCGCAAGATATATGTTCTCTAGAGAAGAGGTTGTATTTAGAAGTTAA